DNA from Quercus lobata isolate SW786 chromosome 1, ValleyOak3.0 Primary Assembly, whole genome shotgun sequence:
taaaatggaGAATGATAAATATACTATATCAGGGGCGtagttaaaaatttttgtttggggagACCAACTTATGATACTAATTTGTTAGTTTATACATACTTTCAGAAATATGCATAAACATATACatttacacacacatatactttAGTATCTTTCATAGGAAATCtttaaagttttcatttttaatgtaaattaccaaattgtctaccaaagtgagtaaaaaaaatttcaattgagcTAATGAAGTATTCAAAAAtatgaatgatccaaaactttaacaaacataacaacacattttacaataaaaaaaaaatgtgaaaaaaaaaaaaacattatctaTAACTACTAGATaaattggacaattttttttagagcatCATTGGACTAGCTCAAATATTTGAGGGGCCGAGTTCCATTTTTGTAGGctaataattaaaatgttaaatatttatatatagtattaaaatatttttaaaattttccactcATACATGTAGGTCCACCCCTATACTATATTATAtagcatataaatataatatattattataaatttgaccaaaatatgtgggttttagttagctcagttggtaaagtctctgatggttgtataagaaatCTAGGGTTAAATCCCTGCCTATactaaaaactgattagtgttttgatttgataataaagaattattattaacagcggacgccataggttggaactctctcaaaaaaaaaaaaaaaagaccaaaatatatGATTGGTTATTCACTTATTtgattatatgtttttattttattttttatttatttttttatgcattcaACGACATAGAATTTCATTTATAATtctattttagattattgtaCATAGAAAAATGccatgtctacaacattttaactatattttcacaataaattttaggtggtggattgttatttgttgttgttggtgggaaaaaaataattttaatggtgaaaccaataacaacctgccacataaaatttattgtgaatatAGCACTTTTCATTGTACATAAtataaatatagtatatatagattagaaaTTTATGATCTCATTTTAAACTTGCCCCCTAAAGACAAATTTCTGGCTCAGCTACTATTACCAACACTTCCCTTAGTAGTTACGCCCTCCAGAATTGTCATCACTGTTCAAACACTTTTCTCTTAGGATTCATGGTTTCTGTACATTGTTTTGAGTCACTAATCATTTCACTTGAAATACCTAAAATTGATCTACATGACATAGCAAAAATTACCAATACCGTCATGAACCCTTAGCAGGATGCAGTGGTAAAActaagaaattttttcaatGGCCACactaaatttatacaaaaaaatatttaaatctaaaaaaataacctATTAATCATAGGTTATTAGAGATATTTGGACTGGTTATATTAGCTAAAGATATAACTAGTCTAAATAGGTTGGTGGGTTCATTTTTGAggaattgaataaaatatgaattttccACGCAACTTGATGAACTGCAACACACTTAAATGCATTAGTGCTTGAACAACATCTAAAGCAATTTGCCTAGCTACCACTCGTTGCACACTTTAGTTGGCCTTGCAATAAGGATGTTTAAGATTATAGTTTAGAAAGATGGCTTAGTTTCATTTTCTGCCTGTATTCTTTAATTTAGTAATTAAGCTTGGTTAGTAGATTGTTAGTACTTAGTCCACCTAGAATACTTTTTCTTTGATATTGACTCATTGAGAGAGAAATTGACCCTTTGACACCGAGTCGTCCAGGTGTAAGACATTATGTTTGTCTCTTCAAATTGTCTTATTGTATTATCAGACGTCACATGTGAAGCTTATCATGGATCATGTAAAacagagagaaaattgaagagaaTAGGAAAAACTCTTATTATCACTAACTTCTGGTAAAAGTggttacaaaataattaaaacctaatctatatatacacactaaaACAGGGACTAATAAGCTTCCGCCTAAATAACTAACTGACAACCTTTCAACAATACAAGCAATCAGAATTTGACACTTGTTTTCTTCAGTGCTTAACTGTCACtgatttcttctctcttctttccttgACGCGTGTACTGCCTTTATCTCTTTCTTCACCTTGCACTTGCTACTATTATCCACTTCTTCAAGTTTAACAGATCATTATAgataatttgatttaattagaAGGTTGGCCCTTCTTGTTAGAAACTGAAGTTAGATTGAAGTAAGATTGATGAAGCAATGCAAGTGTATAGTTTCAATTTTACTACTGCTTAAGCTACTTACAGTTTAGTTACTGGTATTATATTAGTGTACAGAACGGCATGTCGTTTGTACATAGAGTAGTTGATAGTTAGTTACGTAGTAGTGCCACTTGTCATGTTAGATTGGCCAGATAGTTGGTTATTCTGTTATGTAGTTTTCCGCTCCTCTGTTTCTCTTATATAAAGAACAGAGGTAGATATTTATCAAGATAAGAAATCATTTCACAAGCTTCACAATGTTCTCTGTGATTCCATTGATCAATCACTTTATTTAGCTAGGTACTAGAGAATTATTTAGCGATCAAAATCCAAATGTAGAAATGAATCCAAAGGCACCTGTTTGTTTAATTAATCTGAGTTGTAAGGTCATTCAAGGATTAATATCCTGACTAAGTTCAGTGACTTCCATTAAATTAGATTAGATAAGATATGGTTAAAGCATTAAAATCAACCTATGTAGCTATCAATTGCCATAAATGCACGcccaacaattttttattattattgaacaTTCTAAATGCACGCCCAACAAAAAATGGTGCGCCAACGTGGTAGTAAAAAGCTTTGCTGCTTTGGCCATTCGACAAGCACCAATGCTTACtgtgttttgatttgattcaaAACTTCCACGAAAAGCTCATTTTCTATGTAATCTGATAACTGTTCAATCCACCATAGTGCTCTTTCAAAATTAACTACAACTTCAGTAATATTAAAACCACTAATCTATAAAAACCACTACACGCATTTAGTGTAATGGTCATTTTATAAGTATAAGTGATTGTAGGGTATAAGTATTTGTGAAATGTACGAGGTAAATGCTGAGATttaagtctccaggagggagcttcacacacatatacatttagattaagttagagtagaataCAGCTGCCATGCATCACCAGCAATAACAATATAGTGCTGGTGATTATAAAATTGCTAATGCTCTCAGGATCTTAGTTATAATTTTAGCCTGCAAGATTTTTCATATGCATCGAGGCCTTAACAGTTCACACTGAAATTGCATTATCATTTCGGGTCTTTTTATCCTTTGATCAGTTGTGTGGAAGCTATTGAAGTAACCATGACAATGTCTAACAGCTTTTATGGTTACTCTTTGATTATGACTTTCTTTATGCAGTTACTTCATGCGTGGCCTCAACTGACCCcaaatttttatgataaaacATGTCCCAAGCTTCAAAATATTGTGAGAAATGAGATGCAAAAAGCTTTCAACAAGGAAAATCGTATGGCTGCCTCTTTGCTTCGGCTTCACTTTCATGACTGCTTTGTAAATGTGAGTTTGAGTATCAAATAATACTATTATTTTGTCTATTTCATATCTTTTCAATGGTGTTTTTAGTATCTCTTGTTATGAACAAAGAAGTCTCGTaattttactattgttttaaGAGAAAGATATTCCTAGGTCATAAAAGTGttgataattttaattaatgaaattaataattccaagaattagatgaagaatttgcaTATTGATTAATATTTGAAAAGTTCTTTCTTTTAATGATAATGATTCTCCCATACTCATtatttcacatttattttttatgttataaatGTAAAGAtcacatttttagtttttaaaatgtgTACATCAATGCATATACAACGTAGATATAGTGTAAAAGAATGTATAAAATCAATGTAAAAGAATATTTAtcattcttttaaaaatgtaaggTGAGAAGTGAGAATTCTTATGAAACCACTCTCAAAGTCtctaacttcttttttcttttaacgtTGTGGGGATTCTTTGCCCTTTCTAGGGCTGTGATGGATCAGTATTGTTAGATGTAAGTGGTGGGGAGAAATTTGCCCTTTCCAACTTAAACTCAGTTAGAGGATTTGAAGTTGTAGATCGTATCAAAAGTACTGTGGAGAGTGCATGTCCTGGTGTTGTATCTTGTGCTGATATACTAGCTCTAGCTGCTCGAGATTCTGTGGTCATTGTAAGTTCAAATCCTCCTCTTTATGCTTCCTTCTATTTCTATTGACATATATATGATCACTAGAAGAATGATATACAATTTGATATTTGAAAGCAACTTCAGAAGAATGAAATGACaagcatttataatttttttttttcataataaattatgtatttgcATTTACgtgcaaaacaaaaaaggaatttAAACCGAAGTTCTCCATAGGGCTCAAGTTTGATGATAAGGGCTACGTCCCTCTATTAAATGTAATAAGAAAAGATGAGAAAGATTGGATAAGTATGTCATTGAATCACAAAGTTCTTGATAGAAAGTATCTTATCTTGACGGAAATTCAAGTACACACTAATTCACCATGCATATATGTTCGGTAATGGTTTGCAGACTAGAGGGCCATCATGGACTGTTTTGTTGGGCAGAAGAGATGGTTTTGGGTCAATAAGCCTAAATGGAACAGATGCCGCACTTCCTTCTGCATTTGACACATTGGATAAAATCATTTCCAAGTTCAAAAGAGTAGGCCTCGATGAAAAAGATGTGGTGTCCTTATCTGGTACTTTTAACATGTGCTCACAAGTCCCAACTAAAATTGCTTCACAACCTTAATTGAAAGTCACCGATacattcttatttatttatttatttttccaaaaatgcttTTAGATTTCTCTTCTTGTAATTTGTAATCACACATATGACATATCCCCCGTAGTATTCATGATCCAGCCATATATGACGCATTGAGTATTGGGGTTTTATTTGTATAGGTTCTCATACAATTGGACTAGCTAGGTGTGCTGCCTTCAGCAATAGGTTGTTCAACTACTCAGGAACTGGCCTTCCAGACAGCACTATGGATAGAAATCTGTTGTCTCAGTTGCAAAAATTGTGCAAGGATGGTGACCAAAACCAGACAACACTCCTCGATCAATACACCGAAGGAGGGGGTTACATTAATATTTTTGGCAACCATTACTTTCAGAATTTGCTCAACGGAAAGAGCGTTCTTAGTTCCGACCAAGTTTTATTATCTAGTTCTGAAACTAGTTACTGGGTCCAAATTTATAACGATGATAATGATCTTTTCTTTGACGACTTTGCTGATGCCATAATTAGGATGGGGAACATAAGTCCGCCTAGGGGTTCCCGGGGACAGATTCGGAAGAACTGCAGGAGAGTGAATTGATAAATTGTGCTCAACTTAGTAAAATTTGATGACAATATATACACTATAATCTGTTTCTCTATGTATGGTCAGCGTTCTCATGAATCGTTATGGCTTATTTTAAGTTTCTATATAGTGTTATTAGTGTGGCTTTGCTTCTGTTTGCATTAGTAGAAATAAGTTTGCGACTTGTAAAGTATAATATTTGGAGACAAGGAATTCTCCATTGGTTTTATGGGAACAAATGTCAGATCTGTTCAGTAAccatgctttaattttgttaaaacttaGTTATCATTGTGATTCAAAGTCAGTCCTTGTAATTATCAGTTCAAATATCTACTTTTGCAAACCACCAAAGcatttcatatattttgattattggTTAGATATTCTAAAATTTGAATCCATGGAAAGTAAGTTTCAATTCAAGGTAGCAATACTTTAAGATCTCATGCTAAATAGTCACATGATCAATGTTCAAAGGTCGTTTATGTGTAATCAGGTCACCATTTTCTGATAACAGCTCAAAATCAAATTCAGAAAGGTTCTCTATAACCTACTTTGTCTTATAATGACCTATTTAGTCCAAACCAATTGTGAAAGCTCATATATTTCTAGAACAGGTAAATTAATCTTAAGTTGGTCTACAGTTAGCCTAAAGTTAGTCTAGAGTTCTATAGTATATAAACCTTGATTGGGTTCATTGTAATTGAAgtacttagggtctgtttgggatccgcttattttgctgaaactgaaaactttttgttgaaaatactataaataaagctaaaattaactaaaatagtataatgagactcataaatagtaccaaaaaatgcaataagatttatgaataatagcaaaaataaattgaatagtaaaataagttggcaaaaataccatgccaaacgcacacttaataTCAAATAATTAGCTGTTAATGGCTTTTCACGTTAGATGTAGGCTATTGGACTAAACTATTTAAACCTTCTTGTACATTCTCTGTTTCATGCTTCCACTCATAACTCAATTACTTGCCCTCTGTTTCATACTTCCACTTGTTACTCATTCGCACAAAAACTTCAACACTAttaatttcttctcaaaaattgaaaagaaaaagaaagtactaTATTCTATTCATAAGCCCAAATCAATCACCAGAAGTCTTGTTGAAAGTTAGAGCCTATAGTGGAAGCGTAGACCCTTTTTTCTGACTTTGTTAATGCGGTGATCAAGATGGGAAAGAATTATAAGTCCTCTTACTGCATCACGTGTAGAGATACGCTAAATTTTAGTACTAATTAATCTGAATTGTAAGGTCAATCAAGTCGTGTTTGAGGAGATTTTTCTCTTCACTTCTATAAAATGATTTATCAGACTCCCTCAACTTAAAAagcggccaaaatggccaaatactaTCTTAGGCAGAAATATTTGGCAATCTAATACTGTTTGCGAAATAATTAAGAGTCTACcactttttttaaactcgaGTTTACCATGTAACTCGAGTTTCATGAAAAATAGCATGACAAACTTGAAGACTATTTTTCAAAGAACTCGAGTTATATGGCAAACTTGAGTTTcacaaactcaagtttcaaaagagtgatatatctctatatattttcaaaatagtgATAGATCGTCAAATATTTTGGCCAATAATGATATTTGACCATTTT
Protein-coding regions in this window:
- the LOC115976447 gene encoding peroxidase 59-like, with translation MTMSNSFYGYSLIMTFFMQLLHAWPQLTPNFYDKTCPKLQNIVRNEMQKAFNKENRMAASLLRLHFHDCFVNGCDGSVLLDVSGGEKFALSNLNSVRGFEVVDRIKSTVESACPGVVSCADILALAARDSVVITRGPSWTVLLGRRDGFGSISLNGTDAALPSAFDTLDKIISKFKRVGLDEKDVVSLSGSHTIGLARCAAFSNRLFNYSGTGLPDSTMDRNLLSQLQKLCKDGDQNQTTLLDQYTEGGGYINIFGNHYFQNLLNGKSVLSSDQVLLSSSETSYWVQIYNDDNDLFFDDFADAIIRMGNISPPRGSRGQIRKNCRRVN